The Fimbriimonadaceae bacterium nucleotide sequence AGGATCGCTGAATTCAGAATGCCAGAGGCGGCGTAGCACAGGATCAAGGGCCAGACCCAAGCTCTCCACTCTGTAAGCCGGAATCCTTTGAAGCCTCGCAACGCCCAGGCAAGCCCACTTCCACCCTCGTTTGCAGCCAGTGTACGCACTCTGAAGACGTACCAGCCCAGCAGGAGCGCAACCATCTGCACCCAGCCAAGGCCACTGGTCGAGATCACCCAAAAGATGGGATCGAGCCAGCTTTGGTGCCATCCGTGGTGGATGGCGCGAAAGATCTGCTGGTCCAACTCCCAAAGCCGCTGCACAGTGTCAGTCTACTTGAGCGGGTTGCGGTATCTCACAGACCCTAACTTCACTCATTCTTCGCCGTCAAGGTAATCACGATCGTCGCATGAGAGGCTCCATCTTTCAGATCACCTTCCGTCTTCCTAAGCTGATCGAGTCTCTGCTGTACCGCTTCAAGGTCACGGCTCGCTTGAGAGTCTCGCTGCCGGGCTCCGGCGCGCCTTGCCAACTCTCTTTCTTCCTCTTCAAGCTCCTTCACCTTAGCTTGAGTCTCGGCATACTTGGCTTGCATATCCGACGAACGGACCTCTCGTGCCGTCACCGTGCCGATCTGCTTAAGACCTTCAAGAGCCTTTTCAAATGCGGCTTCTTGCACTCGGATGGTGATAAGGGTCGCCGACTTCTTGGAACCATCGGTGGAGATGCTGCTGATTAGTTTGCCGCCCAGCGACTTAGCCAGCTTCTCGATCTTCTCTTCGGAGGACTGAATATTCTCTACGCTAAGCCCAATCTCACCCCTTTTGATCGCCATCTGTTGCTTGGCGTCAGCCGGGCTTTCTGGATTCATTGAATTGGTGCCGAGCGTACTGTTCACGCTAGGATCAAACGGTCGAAGCCGCGGCTCACTCGCTCCTGGCAAGCTTCTGGTCGGGCTCGAATCTTCAAATGCTGCCTCAGGCCGTTCTGTCGAAGGCGTTTCCGCTCGCCGATCCAACGTGTCGTTTGAGCTGAAGCTTGCGCTCTCCTTGGCGGAGCTGCCACCATCGGCATTCGCAGGTGCACTTCTCGCTTTAAACGCCTCCTCAGTCGCAGCCATATCGGCAGAGGAGTTTGCAGCTTCCCCAGCCAAGCCTCTCATTAGGGGGAACATCACAAACATCACAGCGACGGCACAAGCCCCTGACCACACGAGGCGACCATTCCGGGTCGAAGGGCTCCACCAAGGTGTCTTGGCTGTCGTGACCAATCGTCTCACCTGGTCCTTGCCTTCGATGGTCAAAGTGGGAGCAACGGTTCTGATCTCCGACGAGAGCAGCTTCATCTGCTCGCACTCCTCTCGCAACTCAGGGCTAGCGGCTATGCCAGCCTCTACTTCGCGAGCGCGCTCCGGCGAGAGTTCGCCGTCCAAATATGCCTTTAAATCCTCGCGAATGCTCATGCCATAACCTCTTCTGCGCCAAACAGCGCTGTGCGTAAATTCAAAAATGCGTGGTGAAGGCGCGACTTCACCGTTCCTATGGGAACACCGATCACCTGAGCAATCTCCTCATACTTCAAGCCTTCGATTTCGTGCAGAAGCACGACCTCCCGATGTTCGGGACTCAGCCTCTTCAATGCCGTCCGAAGAACCTCACGATTGATGACGGAGGCCTCTGGGCTCTCTATGCCGTGCAGTTCCATGATCCAATCCACCGATTCACAGCGTTGCTTGCGCAGAGCGCTCCGGCAGTGGTTGTGAGCGATGCCAAATAGCCAGGTTTTTAGGCTCGAATCACCACGAAACCGCTTGATAGAGCCTTGCGCCGTAAGGAAGGTTTCCTGTGAAGCATCTTGCGCGAGTTCTCTTCCGACCGACCTCGCACAAAACGCGAACACGGCATCGTAGTACATGTCTACGATCCTTCCCATCGCCTCGCGGTCTCCGCGCTGAGCTAACTGGACATCTGCATCCATTACCGGACTTCTTGAAAACTGAGTGTGGGTAGCGCTAACAATTGTTCACACGATTGCAAAAAATCATAGGGACCGTACTTTAGACGTCGGAGATACCTAAGGATCGTCGGCAGAGTGGACGCCCTGGTATATGTGCATGTAAACTGACTCTATGGTCGTCGTCCCCTCAATACGAAAGGTCCGGAATGCGTTTACTTTGATTGAGCTGCTCGTGGTGATTGCGATCATCGCGATCCTGGCAGCCCTACTTTTTCCTGTTTTTGCCCGCGCAAAGCTTGCCGCAAAAAAGACCGTCGGCATCGCCCACCTGAAGCAGATGGCAACTGCTGTGCATATTTATGCGCCGGATTATGACGACATCATCCCGACAACATATGCTCCCTGGACCGTTTCGCGTGGATACTCACACAACCTTTTGATCCCCGTCCCGACGACCTGGCCAACAGCTCCCACCCCCGACCAGATGAACGCTTTTCAAACCTTCTGGGGGAACAACATTCAACCGTACATGAAGAACATAGACATGTACTACGATCCGGGTACATCGGAGATCCGGTCAAGCAGCATCAGCGCCGGTATGCCCCCCGACACCGTCAAGAACAAGATCAGCTATACCTTCAACGGCCTTTTGAGCGGCTATCCACTCAGCTCTGTCGCCGAGCAGACCCGGACGCCTGTGTTCTGGATGGGGCGTGGACGTGCCGCATTTGTCGGATATGGCTATGTCAATCCGTACCTTGAGTGCCGCGACTATTTCTCGCCCTGCGTCTACGTGCCTTCGTCGGGTCCCTGCACCTTCAGCGGCAATCCAAACGGCGTGATCAGCTTCCTTTCAAACAACACCCGTGGGCTTGGATACGACGTTTACAGTGGGGGAATCAACTACTCTTATGCCGACTCTTCAACCAAGTGGCGCAAGCTTGGCATCGGCACGACCGGCAACACCGACCCGAAGATTGATCCATTCCTCGAATACGGCGGCGGTCCACACCCATCTGGAACGTGGTACGACCAGAACAAATGCCACCTTTATATGTTCAGGCCGGACTTTGACTTTGGCAACGAACCAGCAACTCCGAATGTCTTCTGATTCGGAGTTGTCGTTATTCGCCTGCCGCATATCGTGAGGTATCTATCACGTCATACTTCCCTATTCGACCGATGGACACCGACGACGGGTACTGCGCCGACCGGTGGATTTGAATTTGGGCTTTGATGTAATCGTTTGCCTTCGCGCGGTAGATGTCCAAAAACTGATTCGGGTTACGATCCGCTAACGGGAACCAGTTGCTTTGAACCTGGATCATCAGCCGATGCCCTCTCTGGAATCCGTATAAGAGGTCTGGCATGGTGTAACGCACGCGCTCCACACTGTTGGCCTTGAGCGGCTTTGGATGCGTTGGGTCGTCGCGGAATTTTGAGCGCATGATCTCGGCGCGTACAAGTCGTTGCGATCCCCCAGGCGCTTCGTCAATCACTTTCACCACGAAGTCTGCGTCCGTTCCAGTGGTCTGCACATAGAGGTCGACGTTCACGGGTCCCGCCAGAACCCAATCTTCCAACAGAGTCTCGGTTCGGTAGGTGAGAACATCGGCGCGCTTCTCGGCGAAAACTTGATCGTCGATCATGTACTCTCGCGTGCGTGATGCTGTCTTTTCGGCAATATAGGGCGTTGGGTTAGCCGGGTCGTTTGTGTATTCGTCGAAGGCAGGCCCTACCTCACTGGGTTTGGAAGTTGAGATACGGCGGTTACCGTGGAAGAAGAAAGTTGTTGCCTTCGCGTCTTTTGGAGGCCAAACGTCAAACTTTGCCCATTGATTGCGTCCGCCGACGAACATGATCGCTTCAGGATTCCGATAGCTCCCATCGCCTCGCAAATGACTGTCAAAAAACGGAAACTCTACCTCTTCCATATACCAATCGGAAGTGCGAATACCGAAGTTCACGCCACCGAATGATGAACCGTTCGAGCGATGCCACCCGCCATGAAACCAGGGACCCATCACGATTGTGTTCGTTGCATTTGGGTTCTTTTGCTCAATTCCACGGTAGAGGTAAAGGGCTCCCCACAAGTCTTCAGCGTCGTACCAGCCTCCAGTCGTCATTACGGCGCATTTCACACCAGTTACATGGTCCGGCAATGCCCGAGCCTTCCAATAGTCATCGTAGTTGGGGTGCACAAACAGCTCGTTCCAAAATGCAACTTCGTTCTTGAAATACAAGTCATTGGCGTTGCTTAGCGGGCCGAGATCGAGAAAGAACTGATACGCGTCGCCTTTCTTGTCGTGCGCTGGTCCGCGTTTTGGGGTGGCTGTTGGTTCGGGGCGAGGTTGCCCAAAGTTGCCGAGAAAGTTGAATGCGTCCATCATGAAGAACGCGCCGTTGTGATGAAAGTCGTCGCCGATCCACCAGTTAGAAACGGGAGCCTGCGGCGAAACTGCTTTCAGCGCGGGGTGGCTGTTCACCACTGATGCGCCCGCATAGAACCCCGGATAAGAAATCCCCCAGATTCCCACCCTACCGTTGTTGCCTTGTACATTCTTGATGAGATACTCAATCGTGTCGTAGGTGTCGGTGCTCTCGTCGATCTTGGCATTTGGGTTCAGCTTCGAAATCATCGGGCGAACATTGACGAAATCACCCTCCGACATGTACTTCCCACGCACATCTTGGAATGCAAAAATGTAGTTGTTGGACACGAATTTCTGCGATCCACCAAAGCCAGACTTGAAGTTGTCGGGTCCGTAAGGTCCGGCGCTGTAAGGCGTCCGCGTCAACATAATCGGGTGCTTCCCCGAGTCGTCCTTGGGAACGTAGACGGCGGTATAGAGCTTAACGCCATCCCGCATCGGGATCATGTACTCAGCCTTCAGATACGCATCCTTGATAGGAGTGGGGCGCTGTTGACCCGCTTGAGCCAGTGTGAGACCACAGAATGAGAAAGTAACTGTGAGAATGAGGAAGCGACACAACCGCATGTTATGCAGTTCGTCGTGGCGGCCATAGATTCCTTCCCAAGGCCAGCGGCTAGCCTGTAACTCATTTAAAGTGCATGGGCAATCTACTGTGGCACCGGTTAGGTACCGTAATTCTATGATCCGAACATTTGGTTTTCTTGGCGCTCTCTTTGCTGGGCTTGGAGTTCTTGCGGGCGCCTTTGGAACCCACGCCCTACGCGAATCTAAAACCGCTCGGGAGATGGAGATATGGTCGACTGCCTCGACCTACCAAATCTTCCATGGCATCGCTCTCTTAGTCCTTGCAGCGCTTGCCAGCAAGCTGGCCTTTGAGAAAAGGGCAAGGGTTAGCGGGTGGTTGTTCGTTACGGGAGTTGTGGTCTTTAGCGGGTCGCTCTACGCAATTGTCCTGACTGGGCAGACCAAGCTCGGGATGGTCGCGCCTGTCGGTGGACTGAGTTTGATGGTTGGTTGGGCTGTCTTTGCGTGGTGTTGTTTAGGAAGCCAGCCCGCAACAAAACACAATGATTGATGCCTCAGCCCGAACACCGAAAGAAGCCATAATCAATCCCAACTTGCCATGAAGATCGCAATCGCCTCCGACCACGCCGGATACCGCTACAAAGAAGCCATCGAAGACCGCCTTATCAAGCTCGGGCATGACGTTGAAGACTTCGGAACCCATTCCCCCGACTCTTGCAACTATCCCGAATTCGTCATCCCGGCGGCAAAGGCCGTTGCTTCAGGAGAGTACGAACGTGGAATCGTCCTTGGCGGTTCTGGAAACGGCGAAGCCATGGCAGCAAATCGAATTCACGGTATCCGTTGCGCAGTGGTGTGGAATGAGGAATCGGTGAAACTCGCCCGGCAGCACAACAACGCTAACATGATCTCCATCGGCGAGCGAATGATGAACCTTCAGATGGCGCTCGACCTGGTAGACGTGTTCATGTTTGAGTCTTACGAAGGCGGGCGACACGATATACGGATTTGGCAAATCGATGAAATGAGCAAGTAGCGCTAAGCCTGAACGACCGCATAGCCGCCATTCGTCGCAGTCTGCCTGGGCTCTTCTGGCAATAGTCCGACATTCGTCGGCACCAAAGTAGAAACACCCGGCTCCTGCATCGTTACGCCAAGCCAGACCGGTGCAGCCGCAATCGTCGT carries:
- a CDS encoding RNA polymerase sigma factor translates to MDADVQLAQRGDREAMGRIVDMYYDAVFAFCARSVGRELAQDASQETFLTAQGSIKRFRGDSSLKTWLFGIAHNHCRSALRKQRCESVDWIMELHGIESPEASVINREVLRTALKRLSPEHREVVLLHEIEGLKYEEIAQVIGVPIGTVKSRLHHAFLNLRTALFGAEEVMA
- a CDS encoding CocE/NonD family hydrolase, with the protein product MRLCRFLILTVTFSFCGLTLAQAGQQRPTPIKDAYLKAEYMIPMRDGVKLYTAVYVPKDDSGKHPIMLTRTPYSAGPYGPDNFKSGFGGSQKFVSNNYIFAFQDVRGKYMSEGDFVNVRPMISKLNPNAKIDESTDTYDTIEYLIKNVQGNNGRVGIWGISYPGFYAGASVVNSHPALKAVSPQAPVSNWWIGDDFHHNGAFFMMDAFNFLGNFGQPRPEPTATPKRGPAHDKKGDAYQFFLDLGPLSNANDLYFKNEVAFWNELFVHPNYDDYWKARALPDHVTGVKCAVMTTGGWYDAEDLWGALYLYRGIEQKNPNATNTIVMGPWFHGGWHRSNGSSFGGVNFGIRTSDWYMEEVEFPFFDSHLRGDGSYRNPEAIMFVGGRNQWAKFDVWPPKDAKATTFFFHGNRRISTSKPSEVGPAFDEYTNDPANPTPYIAEKTASRTREYMIDDQVFAEKRADVLTYRTETLLEDWVLAGPVNVDLYVQTTGTDADFVVKVIDEAPGGSQRLVRAEIMRSKFRDDPTHPKPLKANSVERVRYTMPDLLYGFQRGHRLMIQVQSNWFPLADRNPNQFLDIYRAKANDYIKAQIQIHRSAQYPSSVSIGRIGKYDVIDTSRYAAGE
- a CDS encoding RpiB/LacA/LacB family sugar-phosphate isomerase, which translates into the protein MKIAIASDHAGYRYKEAIEDRLIKLGHDVEDFGTHSPDSCNYPEFVIPAAKAVASGEYERGIVLGGSGNGEAMAANRIHGIRCAVVWNEESVKLARQHNNANMISIGERMMNLQMALDLVDVFMFESYEGGRHDIRIWQIDEMSK
- a CDS encoding DUF423 domain-containing protein; protein product: MIRTFGFLGALFAGLGVLAGAFGTHALRESKTAREMEIWSTASTYQIFHGIALLVLAALASKLAFEKRARVSGWLFVTGVVVFSGSLYAIVLTGQTKLGMVAPVGGLSLMVGWAVFAWCCLGSQPATKHND
- a CDS encoding prepilin-type N-terminal cleavage/methylation domain-containing protein — translated: MVVVPSIRKVRNAFTLIELLVVIAIIAILAALLFPVFARAKLAAKKTVGIAHLKQMATAVHIYAPDYDDIIPTTYAPWTVSRGYSHNLLIPVPTTWPTAPTPDQMNAFQTFWGNNIQPYMKNIDMYYDPGTSEIRSSSISAGMPPDTVKNKISYTFNGLLSGYPLSSVAEQTRTPVFWMGRGRAAFVGYGYVNPYLECRDYFSPCVYVPSSGPCTFSGNPNGVISFLSNNTRGLGYDVYSGGINYSYADSSTKWRKLGIGTTGNTDPKIDPFLEYGGGPHPSGTWYDQNKCHLYMFRPDFDFGNEPATPNVF
- a CDS encoding DUF4349 domain-containing protein — translated: MSIREDLKAYLDGELSPERAREVEAGIAASPELREECEQMKLLSSEIRTVAPTLTIEGKDQVRRLVTTAKTPWWSPSTRNGRLVWSGACAVAVMFVMFPLMRGLAGEAANSSADMAATEEAFKARSAPANADGGSSAKESASFSSNDTLDRRAETPSTERPEAAFEDSSPTRSLPGASEPRLRPFDPSVNSTLGTNSMNPESPADAKQQMAIKRGEIGLSVENIQSSEEKIEKLAKSLGGKLISSISTDGSKKSATLITIRVQEAAFEKALEGLKQIGTVTAREVRSSDMQAKYAETQAKVKELEEEERELARRAGARQRDSQASRDLEAVQQRLDQLRKTEGDLKDGASHATIVITLTAKNE